In Fusobacterium sp. JB019, the sequence GCAGGAGTTTGTTTTGCTGAAATGGGACATATGGTTACTTGCGTAGATATTGATGAAGAAAAAGTTAAATTAATGGAAAGTGGAGTTTCTCCAATTTATGAAGCAGGTCTAGAAGAACTTATGCAAAAGAATTATAAAGAAGGAAGACTACATTATACAACAGACTATAAAACAGCATATAAAAATGCTGACGTAGTATTTATAGGAGTAGGAACACCTGAACTGCCAAATGGTGCAGCTAATCTTTCATATATTGCAACAGTAGCAAGACAAATTGCAGAAAATATAGA encodes:
- a CDS encoding 3-hydroxyacyl-CoA dehydrogenase NAD-binding domain-containing protein, whose amino-acid sequence is MYKIAVAGTGYVGLVAGVCFAEMGHMVTCVDIDEEKVKLMESGVSPIYEAGLEELMQKNYKEGRLHYTTDYKTAYKNADVVFIGVGTPELPNGAANLSYIATVARQIAENIEKDCLVVVKSTVPVGTNDKVEQFINDFLVNDVRVEVASNPE